In Sphaeramia orbicularis chromosome 5, fSphaOr1.1, whole genome shotgun sequence, a genomic segment contains:
- the LOC115419751 gene encoding E3 ubiquitin-protein ligase MARCH9-like gives MFKYRIRMFFNELKVLLLMRSGSSRRTDTGTDPGTQTRMRGLGIGDCGWPPLNCSRRDDEEEYFGSDPRPRSLAFEDKEAKPQGGLDAASLPSLSESGTRSPQCRICFQGPEKGELLSPCRCDGSVRCTHQSCLIRWISERGSWSCELCYFKYQVLAISTKNPLQWQAISLTVIEKVQIAAIILGSLFLIASISWLVWSSLSPSAKWQRQDLLFQICYGMYGFMDIVCIGLIIHEGSSVYRIFKRWQAVNQQWKVLNYEKAKDLGDPISSSSKATGRTERIPSHTAGERRTSRHVRTILNHHCGYTILHILSQLRPNNLHRTNHEVVMRVTTV, from the exons ATGTTTAAGTATCGGATCCGGATGTTTTTTAATGAACTCAAAGTGTTGCTACTGATGCGCTCTGGATCCAGCAGAAGGACTGACACCGGTACAGACCCGGGCACCCAGACCAGGATGAGGGGTCTGGGGATAGGAGACTGTGGTTGGCCTCCGTTGAACTGTTCCCGTCGGGATGATGAGGAGGAATATTTCGGTAGTGACCCACGGCCACGCAGCCTGGCATTTGAGGATAAAGAAGCCAAACCCCAGGGAGGCCTGGATGCTGCTTCCCTCCCGAGTCTCTCAGAGAGCGGGACGCGCTCACCGCAGTGCCGGATCTGTTTCCAGGGGCCAGAGAAG GGAGAGCTGTTGAGCCCCTGTCGCTGTGATGGCTCAGTGCGCTGTACTCACCAGTCCTGCCTTATCCGCTGGATCAGTGAGAGAGGCTCCTGGAGCTGTGAGCTCTGCTACTTCAAGTATCAGGTCTTGGCCATCAGCACCAAAAACCCACTGCAG TGGCAGGCCATTTCTCTGACTGTGATTGAGAAGGTGCAGATTGCAGCCATTATCCTGGGCTCTTTGTTCCTCATCGCCAGTATATCCTGGTTAGTTTGGTCGTCTCTCAGCCCCTCAGCCAAATGGCAGCGACAGGACCTTCTCTTCCAGATATGCTATGGCATGTACGGCTTCATGGACATCGTATGTATAG GACTCATAATCCATGAAGGATCGTCTGTTTACCGGATCTTTAAGCGCTGGCAGGCAGTCAACCAGCAGTGGAAAGTGCTGAATTATGAGAAAGCAAAAGACTTAGGTGACCCCATCAGCTCCAGCAGTAAGGCCACCGGTCGCACTGAGAGGATCCCTTCTCACACTGCGGGCGAACGAAGGACGAGTCGTCACGTCAGGACTATTCTCAACCACCACTGTGGCTACACAATTTTGCACATCCTCAGCCAGTTGAGGCCCAACAATCTGCACAGGACCAATCATGAGGTGGTCATGAGGGTGACCACAGTATGA